Proteins co-encoded in one uncultured Flavobacterium sp. genomic window:
- a CDS encoding PAS domain-containing protein, with product MVFDLYENEDCLKVNNFYKKLFAEMPDLLFQFIVDNNNNYSFPLVSKSADEIFELTVNEFNNDIKVIIYDRIFLQDREKFFQSLVKARKEVKPWNIEFRAILPKKGLRWFKVSAKTEKSEDGRVSFYGHVSDITDLKDKEEKLRISEERFQFALDASTAGIWDWDMVTNNVFYSSLSLKILELDSTDIFDDPERWDKIVHPDDLPKYYSDIQEHFDNKIPYYENYHRVMTSSGNYKWILDRGKVIKRDENGKPLRVIGTHTDVSLQKEKELELLKTMKLYSDQNSRLLNFSHIVSHNLNTQAGNIKSILDFIDADGDKETVSEMLEHLRTVSNELNDTISNLTQIVKTQSNINIAVVPLKLCEYIEKTISTIKGYDKQTKATIVNNVPQYLTINFNPAYLESVLLNFTTNAIKYAHPDRDPIIVFDFSIEPEGYKSLKITDNGLGIDLAVYGDLLFGMYKTFHKHQEARGIGLYITRNQIEAMKGSVSVESEVGVGTSFKIVFNDL from the coding sequence ATGGTTTTTGATTTATATGAAAATGAGGATTGCTTAAAGGTGAATAATTTTTACAAAAAATTGTTTGCTGAAATGCCGGATTTACTATTCCAATTTATTGTCGATAACAATAACAATTACTCTTTTCCTTTAGTCAGTAAATCGGCAGATGAGATTTTTGAACTTACGGTTAACGAGTTCAATAATGATATTAAAGTAATTATTTACGATCGGATTTTTCTTCAGGATCGTGAAAAGTTTTTTCAATCTTTAGTTAAAGCACGTAAAGAGGTAAAACCGTGGAATATCGAATTTAGAGCTATTTTGCCTAAGAAGGGTTTGCGCTGGTTTAAAGTTTCGGCTAAAACGGAGAAATCTGAGGATGGAAGAGTTAGTTTTTACGGACATGTTTCGGATATTACTGATTTAAAAGATAAAGAAGAAAAATTACGTATTTCCGAAGAACGATTTCAGTTTGCTCTTGATGCTTCTACAGCCGGAATCTGGGATTGGGACATGGTTACTAATAATGTTTTTTATTCGTCTTTATCGCTAAAAATACTGGAATTAGACTCAACAGATATTTTTGATGATCCGGAACGTTGGGATAAAATTGTGCATCCTGACGATCTTCCAAAATACTATTCAGACATACAGGAACATTTTGACAATAAGATTCCTTATTATGAAAATTACCATCGTGTAATGACTTCCAGTGGTAATTATAAATGGATTTTAGACCGCGGGAAAGTAATTAAGAGAGATGAAAATGGGAAACCATTGCGCGTTATCGGAACTCATACCGATGTTTCTTTGCAAAAAGAAAAGGAATTAGAGCTTTTAAAAACGATGAAATTGTACAGTGATCAAAATAGCCGATTGCTGAATTTTTCGCATATCGTTTCGCATAACCTAAATACGCAGGCAGGAAATATAAAGTCTATCTTAGATTTTATTGATGCTGATGGAGATAAAGAAACCGTGAGTGAAATGTTAGAGCATTTGCGAACTGTTTCTAATGAGCTGAATGATACGATTTCTAATTTAACGCAAATTGTAAAAACGCAAAGCAATATTAATATTGCCGTTGTTCCTTTGAAACTATGTGAATATATCGAGAAAACAATTTCAACTATCAAAGGTTACGATAAACAGACCAAGGCTACGATTGTAAATAATGTTCCTCAATATTTAACGATTAATTTTAATCCCGCTTATCTTGAAAGTGTTTTGTTGAACTTTACTACAAACGCTATAAAGTATGCTCATCCTGATCGTGACCCAATAATTGTTTTTGATTTTTCGATTGAACCAGAAGGCTATAAATCGCTAAAAATTACGGATAATGGTTTAGGAATAGATTTAGCTGTTTATGGTGATTTATTATTCGGAATGTATAAAACTTTTCATAAGCATCAGGAGGCTCGCGGAATTGGCTTGTATATTACAAGAAATCAAATAGAAGCGATGAAAGGAAGTGTTTCCGTCGAAAGCGAAGTAGGAGTAGGGACGAGCTTTAAAATTGTCTTTAATGATCTCTAA
- a CDS encoding porin family protein, which translates to MKKIILAAMAVMIFGFANAQSIKYGVKGGLNVSGITGYSEDTKSLMGFHVGGFAEIRVAKKFAIQPEFLFSTQGTTIEGFDGDSNAVVKLNYLNIPVLAKYYITDAFSVEAGPQIGFLLSAKARGEDIHDLYKSTDFGFNLGCGYNFTENISVGARYTIGLTNVNDASYDYPDNTNLDNISFRNSNFALSLAYKF; encoded by the coding sequence ATGAAAAAAATTATTTTAGCAGCAATGGCAGTTATGATATTTGGATTTGCTAATGCACAATCGATTAAATATGGAGTAAAAGGAGGGCTGAATGTTTCGGGCATAACTGGTTATAGTGAAGATACTAAATCTTTAATGGGATTTCATGTTGGAGGTTTTGCAGAAATACGAGTTGCCAAGAAATTTGCAATTCAGCCAGAATTTTTATTCTCTACGCAAGGAACTACAATTGAAGGTTTTGATGGAGATTCTAATGCTGTTGTCAAACTGAATTATTTGAATATTCCGGTTTTGGCTAAATATTACATAACTGATGCTTTTTCTGTTGAAGCGGGACCACAAATTGGTTTTTTATTATCTGCAAAAGCCAGAGGCGAAGATATTCATGATCTTTATAAATCAACAGATTTTGGTTTCAACCTGGGATGTGGATATAATTTTACAGAAAATATTTCTGTAGGTGCGCGTTACACAATTGGTTTAACAAATGTTAATGATGCTTCTTATGACTATCCGGATAATACTAACTTGGATAACATAAGTTTTAGAAACAGTAATTTTGCATTATCGTTAGCGTACAAATTCTAA
- the xerD gene encoding site-specific tyrosine recombinase XerD — translation MNWNRYIKDYQSYLRIERGLSKNTIENYGFDIERLCLFLETNQIEISPVKISDETVQQFIYSVSKEVNPRSQARIISGLKSFFNYLIFEDYRNDNPLELIETPKTGRKLPDTLSVKEIDALIAAIDLSKNEGERNRAMLETLYGCGLRVSELISLKISDLFFDEGFIKITGKGNKERFVPVGKLTQKYIQIYQREIRVNLNIKKGCEDTLFLNRRGNQLTRAMVFTIIKDLAVKVGLHKNISPHTLRHSFATHLLENGADLRSIQLMLGHESITTTEIYVHLDRSFLKEVMYSFHPRK, via the coding sequence ATGAATTGGAACCGATATATAAAAGATTATCAATCGTATTTGCGAATAGAAAGAGGTTTGTCTAAAAACACAATCGAGAATTACGGCTTTGATATTGAGAGATTGTGCCTTTTTTTAGAAACCAATCAAATTGAGATTTCTCCCGTAAAAATTAGTGATGAAACCGTTCAGCAGTTTATATATTCCGTCTCAAAAGAAGTGAATCCTCGCTCGCAAGCGCGTATAATATCTGGATTGAAAAGTTTTTTTAATTATTTGATTTTTGAAGATTATAGAAACGATAATCCGCTGGAATTAATTGAAACTCCCAAAACAGGTCGGAAATTACCGGATACTTTATCGGTTAAAGAAATTGATGCACTTATTGCAGCAATTGATTTGAGTAAAAATGAAGGCGAACGAAATCGCGCGATGCTGGAAACTTTATACGGTTGCGGACTTCGGGTTTCAGAATTGATTTCGCTCAAAATATCAGATCTTTTTTTTGATGAAGGATTTATAAAAATTACCGGTAAAGGAAATAAAGAACGTTTTGTTCCTGTTGGAAAATTGACTCAGAAATACATACAAATTTACCAGAGAGAAATCAGGGTAAATCTGAATATCAAAAAAGGCTGCGAAGACACTTTGTTTTTAAACAGAAGAGGCAATCAATTAACCCGGGCAATGGTTTTTACAATTATAAAAGATTTGGCTGTAAAAGTTGGTTTGCATAAAAATATTAGCCCGCATACTTTACGACATTCTTTTGCAACGCATCTACTTGAAAATGGCGCCGATTTAAGATCGATTCAGCTAATGCTAGGTCACGAATCAATTACAACTACCGAAATTTACGTGCACTTAGACAGAAGTTTTTTAAAGGAAGTGATGTATTCTTTTCATCCAAGGAAATAA